The genomic region GCCACCGCGCAGCACGACGAAGTCGGTCCCGTAGGAGCGTTTGACGTCGATCACCTCGGCGGCGTACCAGCCGCAGTCGGCCACGAGCAGCCGGCCCGGCTCGATGATCATGCGGACGCCGGGTGGGACCGGCAACCGCGCGAGCCCCTCCCCGAACCGGTCCAGGTCGAAGGGGCGTTCGCCGCGCCGGTCCGGCTCGAACGGCACGCCGAGGCCCCCGCCCACGTCGACCACCCGCAGGTCGATCCCGGCGTCGGCGGCCGTGCGTTCGGCGAACTCGAGGCACCAGCGGACGTAGTCCAGGTGGGCGGCGGCATCGAGGTTGCCGGACACCGCGTGGACGTGGAAGCCAGCCACGTCCAGATGGGGCAGACGCCTCGCCAGGTCCAGCACGGCCGGCACCTCCGACTCGGGGACCCCGAACGCGCTCGGACGCCCGCCCATCTGGAGGGAGCCCGCGAGGGCGACCCTGGCAGGATTCACCCGCACCGCCACGGTGACCCGCCGCCCGAACCGCGCCGCGACCGCCTCCAGCCGCCGAAGCTCGCCTGGGCTCTCGACGTTGACGATCGACACGCCGGCCTCGACCAGCGCGGTCAACAGGGTGCTCGACTTCGCCGGGCCGGACGCGACCAGGTAGGGCGATCGGGCGGGGGCAACCCGGCCGTAGGCAGCCAGGGCCAGGCGCGTCTCTCCCACCGACGAGACCTCGAAACCGTCCACCCCGCCGTGCCCGCAGACACGCGGATCAGGCCCGCCACTCGCGCCGGGTCCGACACTCGGATCAGGCCCGCCGCCCGCGCCGGGTCCGTGGGCCCGGATGTCCGCGAGCTGAATGTCCGCAGGCGTGCCGGCAGCGGCTGCGCCCCGCAGCAGCGCGTCGAGGACCGGCGGGAAGCCGTTGGCCTTCACCGCAAAGCAGAGTTCGGCCCAGCCGGGCAGGCAGCCACGCAGCGCGGCGGCGTTGCGCGCGGCGACGGTCGGGTCGTAGAGGTAGGCGCTGAACTCGGCCGCCCCCGCCGGTCGA from Frankia alni ACN14a harbors:
- a CDS encoding alanine racemase — encoded protein: MDLPPSAAPLHALPAGRLPLAVLAAVRDRPAGAAEFSAYLYDPTVAARNAAALRGCLPGWAELCFAVKANGFPPVLDALLRGAAAAGTPADIQLADIRAHGPGAGGGPDPSVGPGASGGPDPRVCGHGGVDGFEVSSVGETRLALAAYGRVAPARSPYLVASGPAKSSTLLTALVEAGVSIVNVESPGELRRLEAVAARFGRRVTVAVRVNPARVALAGSLQMGGRPSAFGVPESEVPAVLDLARRLPHLDVAGFHVHAVSGNLDAAAHLDYVRWCLEFAERTAADAGIDLRVVDVGGGLGVPFEPDRRGERPFDLDRFGEGLARLPVPPGVRMIIEPGRLLVADCGWYAAEVIDVKRSYGTDFVVLRGGIHHFALPTSWEIVHNFAVVAGPTSTAAEDKGVDTAGRPVTVVGELCTPEDTLARDITVGPVRPGDVVVFPMAGAYGYEFALADFLGHPRPARVVLGESVDRGPRDA